The Agromyces hippuratus genome has a window encoding:
- the pdxT gene encoding pyridoxal 5'-phosphate synthase glutaminase subunit PdxT, with amino-acid sequence MTTSLRSGSLDAGASASAGPRVGVLALQGDFREHAHVLATLGADVSLVRRPEELDAVDGLVIPGGESSVMDKLARTFGLQAPLKAAIAGGLPVYGTCAGLIMLADTVLDAIAGQESLGGLDVVVRRNAFGSQNQSFETDLDIPALGEVPVHAVFIRGPVVESVGAAATPLATLADGRVVAVEQGNLLGTSFHPEITGEHRFHEYFLAKVRARVPISS; translated from the coding sequence GTGACCACGAGCCTCAGGAGCGGTTCCCTCGATGCGGGGGCGTCGGCTTCGGCCGGCCCCCGCGTCGGGGTGCTCGCCCTCCAGGGGGACTTCCGCGAGCACGCGCACGTGCTCGCGACGCTCGGCGCCGACGTCTCGCTCGTGCGTCGCCCCGAGGAGCTCGACGCGGTCGACGGTCTCGTGATCCCGGGCGGCGAGTCGAGCGTCATGGACAAGCTCGCGCGCACCTTCGGGCTGCAGGCGCCGCTGAAGGCCGCGATCGCCGGCGGGCTCCCGGTCTACGGCACCTGCGCCGGACTCATCATGCTCGCCGACACGGTGCTCGACGCGATCGCCGGCCAGGAGTCGCTCGGCGGCCTCGACGTCGTCGTGCGCCGCAACGCCTTCGGCTCGCAGAACCAGTCGTTCGAGACCGACCTCGACATCCCGGCGCTCGGCGAGGTGCCGGTGCACGCGGTGTTCATCCGCGGGCCGGTCGTCGAGTCGGTCGGCGCCGCCGCGACGCCGCTCGCAACGCTCGCCGACGGGCGCGTCGTCGCCGTCGAACAGGGCAACCTCCTCGGCACGAGCTTCCACCCCGAGATCACGGGGGAGCACCGATTCCACGAATACTTCCTCGCGAAGGT
- the pdxS gene encoding pyridoxal 5'-phosphate synthase lyase subunit PdxS has translation MTVSETGSSRVKRGLAEMLKGGVIMDVVTPEQARIAEDAGAVAVMALERVPADIRSQGGVARMSDPDLIDAIIAEVSIPVMAKARIGHFVEAQVLQALDVDYIDESEVLSPADYVNHIDKWAFNTPFVCGATNLGEALRRINEGAAMIRSKGEAGTGDVSEATKHIRKISSEINVLRSMTKDELYVAAKELQAPYELVLEVAETGKLPVVLFVAGGVATPADAAMMMQLGADGVFVGSGIFKSGNPEARAAAVVKATTFYDDPSVVAAVSRGLGEAMVGINVADLAAPHRLAERGW, from the coding sequence GTGACCGTATCCGAAACGGGTTCGAGCCGCGTGAAGCGCGGCCTCGCCGAGATGCTGAAGGGCGGCGTCATCATGGACGTCGTCACCCCCGAGCAGGCGCGCATCGCCGAGGACGCCGGCGCCGTCGCCGTCATGGCCCTCGAGCGCGTGCCCGCCGACATCCGCTCGCAGGGCGGCGTCGCCCGCATGAGCGACCCCGACCTCATCGACGCGATCATCGCCGAGGTGTCGATCCCCGTCATGGCGAAGGCCCGCATCGGTCACTTCGTCGAGGCGCAGGTGCTGCAGGCCCTCGACGTCGACTACATCGACGAGTCCGAGGTGCTCTCGCCCGCCGACTACGTGAACCACATCGACAAGTGGGCGTTCAACACCCCCTTCGTCTGCGGTGCCACGAACCTCGGTGAGGCGCTCCGCCGCATCAACGAGGGTGCCGCGATGATCCGCTCGAAGGGCGAGGCCGGCACCGGCGACGTCTCCGAGGCGACCAAGCACATCCGCAAGATCTCCTCCGAGATCAACGTGCTGCGCTCGATGACGAAGGACGAGCTCTACGTCGCGGCGAAGGAGCTGCAGGCGCCGTACGAGCTCGTGCTCGAGGTCGCCGAGACCGGCAAGCTCCCGGTCGTGCTCTTCGTCGCCGGCGGCGTGGCCACCCCGGCGGATGCCGCGATGATGATGCAGCTCGGCGCCGACGGCGTGTTCGTCGGCTCGGGCATCTTCAAGTCGGGCAACCCCGAGGCGCGCGCAGCGGCCGTCGTCAAGGCGACCACGTTCTACGACGACCCCTCGGTCGTCGCCGCCGTCTCGCGCGGCCTCGGCGAGGCCATGGTCGGCATCAACGTCGCCGACCTCGCCGCACCGCACCGCCTCGCCGAGCGCGGCTGGTGA
- a CDS encoding aminotransferase class I/II-fold pyridoxal phosphate-dependent enzyme, protein MIDIEGRSAAEIADSLRTLIERGTLRPGDALPPVRTLAEHLGVNRNTAVSAYRQLMNAGIVITLGRGGTRVAGASTVAQEGFAADTALRDIGTGNPDPSRIPDPSHALASIARRPVLYGEPVIDPDLARWAQEWMSADLPPAIPMRITVTSGAGDAVERLLAQALTRDDAVALEDPCFLTSIHTVRVAGYRAVPVPIDDEGMTVDGLRAALEQGVRAVICTPRAQNPTGASLSEGRAAELRAVLRDHPYVLVIEDDHYSLLSQLPYHSLIGTEHRRWALVRSVSKFLGPDMCLAVTASDPETADRLAMRLTPGTTWVSHLLQRLVRALATDPEVAAGIRAAGEHYAARNAAFAELLTAEGLPTKAGDGLNVWVPLGAPARAVSEQLMRRGWLARPGDEFALGGGEASDHLRLTVHDLDDADLRKLAADLGASVRAVRR, encoded by the coding sequence ATCATCGACATCGAAGGTCGCTCAGCGGCGGAGATCGCCGACAGCCTGCGCACGCTGATCGAACGCGGCACGCTGCGCCCCGGCGATGCACTCCCGCCGGTCCGCACGCTGGCGGAGCACCTCGGCGTCAATCGCAACACCGCCGTCTCGGCCTACCGGCAGCTCATGAACGCCGGCATCGTGATCACCCTCGGTCGCGGCGGCACCCGCGTGGCCGGCGCTTCCACCGTCGCCCAAGAGGGCTTCGCCGCCGACACGGCGCTCCGCGACATCGGCACCGGCAACCCAGATCCGTCGCGCATTCCCGACCCCTCCCACGCGCTGGCGAGCATCGCCCGGCGCCCCGTGCTCTACGGCGAACCCGTCATCGATCCCGACCTGGCCCGCTGGGCGCAGGAGTGGATGAGCGCTGACCTGCCTCCCGCGATCCCGATGCGCATCACCGTGACGAGCGGCGCCGGCGACGCCGTCGAGCGGCTGCTCGCCCAGGCGCTCACCCGCGATGACGCCGTCGCGCTCGAGGACCCGTGCTTCCTCACGAGCATCCACACCGTGCGCGTCGCCGGCTACCGCGCGGTGCCCGTGCCGATCGACGACGAGGGCATGACCGTCGACGGCCTCAGGGCGGCGCTCGAACAGGGTGTGCGAGCCGTCATCTGCACGCCGCGCGCGCAGAACCCCACGGGGGCGAGCCTCTCCGAAGGGCGTGCCGCCGAGCTGCGCGCCGTGCTCCGCGACCACCCCTACGTGCTCGTCATCGAAGACGACCACTACTCGCTGCTCTCGCAGTTGCCGTACCACTCCCTCATCGGCACCGAGCATCGCCGGTGGGCGCTCGTGCGCTCGGTCTCGAAGTTCCTCGGTCCCGACATGTGCCTCGCCGTCACGGCCTCCGACCCCGAGACCGCCGACCGGCTCGCGATGCGGTTGACCCCGGGCACCACGTGGGTGAGCCACCTGCTGCAGCGGCTCGTGCGCGCCCTCGCGACCGACCCCGAGGTCGCGGCCGGCATCCGCGCGGCGGGCGAGCACTACGCCGCCCGCAACGCCGCCTTCGCCGAGCTGCTCACCGCCGAGGGCCTCCCGACGAAGGCGGGCGACGGACTGAACGTCTGGGTCCCGCTCGGTGCGCCCGCCCGCGCCGTCTCCGAGCAGCTCATGCGCCGCGGGTGGCTCGCCAGGCCCGGTGACGAATTCGCACTCGGCGGCGGCGAGGCATCCGATCACCTCCGCCTCACCGTGCACGACCTCGACGACGCCGACCTGCGGAAGCTGGCCGCCGATCTCGGCGCCTCCGTTCGCGCGGTTCGCCGGTAG
- the pdxY gene encoding pyridoxal kinase PdxY: protein MKILSIQSAVAYGHVGNSAAVFPLQRIGVEVLPVYTVNFSNHTGYGAWRGPMISPDDVRDVITGIEERGVFPQIDVVLSGYQGGEGIADVILDAVSRVKAANPDAVYACDPVMGNAKSGCFVAPAIPILLRDRVVPAADIITPNQFELGFLTETEPDTLESTLASVDLVRATGPRTVLVTSVERPDREEGTIEMLAVDDSGAWIVQTPLLPMKANGSGDVTAALFTAHYRRTGDAAEALARATSSVFDLLSLTHTSGERELQLVEAQEFYANPGLQFTVRQVR from the coding sequence GTGAAGATTCTCTCGATCCAGTCCGCGGTCGCCTACGGTCATGTCGGCAACTCGGCCGCCGTCTTCCCTTTGCAGCGCATCGGCGTCGAGGTGTTGCCGGTCTACACCGTCAACTTCTCGAACCACACCGGCTACGGCGCCTGGCGCGGACCGATGATCAGCCCCGACGACGTGCGCGATGTCATCACGGGCATCGAGGAGCGCGGCGTGTTCCCGCAGATCGACGTCGTGCTCTCGGGCTACCAGGGCGGCGAGGGCATCGCCGACGTCATCCTCGATGCGGTCTCGCGGGTCAAGGCCGCGAACCCCGACGCCGTGTACGCCTGCGACCCGGTCATGGGCAACGCGAAGTCCGGATGCTTCGTGGCCCCTGCCATCCCGATCCTGCTGCGCGACCGCGTGGTGCCCGCGGCCGACATCATCACGCCCAACCAATTCGAGCTGGGCTTCCTCACCGAGACCGAGCCCGACACGCTCGAGTCGACGCTGGCGTCGGTCGACCTGGTGCGCGCCACCGGCCCGCGCACCGTGCTCGTGACGAGCGTGGAGCGACCCGACCGCGAGGAGGGCACGATCGAGATGCTCGCCGTCGACGACTCGGGGGCCTGGATCGTGCAGACCCCGCTGCTGCCGATGAAGGCGAACGGCTCGGGCGACGTCACCGCGGCGCTCTTCACGGCGCACTACCGTCGCACGGGCGACGCGGCCGAAGCGCTCGCTCGCGCCACCTCGAGCGTCTTCGACCTGCTCTCGCTCACGCACACCTCGGGCGAACGCGAGCTGCAGCTCGTCGAGGCGCAGGAGTTCTACGCGAACCCGGGCCTGCAGTTCACCGTGCGCCAGGTGCGCTGA
- a CDS encoding HIT family protein: MSAYQPDEFEGVPTDAAADLAGVPDAFQRLWTPHRLVYIQHGQQPDEHTCPFCRAPEMSDEQSLIVARGEHAFVLLNLYPYNSGHLLVCPYRHVATYDEATPEEIAEIGELTQIAMRVVKQVSKCDGFNIGMNQGRIAGAGIAEHLHQHIVPRWALDSNFFPIIAGTKALPRLLGEVRQEIAEAWPASA; this comes from the coding sequence ATGAGCGCCTACCAGCCGGACGAGTTCGAGGGCGTGCCGACGGATGCCGCGGCCGACCTCGCCGGCGTGCCCGACGCCTTCCAGCGACTCTGGACGCCGCATCGGCTGGTGTACATCCAGCACGGCCAGCAGCCCGACGAGCACACGTGCCCGTTCTGCCGCGCCCCCGAGATGAGCGACGAGCAGTCGCTCATCGTCGCGCGCGGCGAGCACGCCTTCGTGCTGCTGAACCTCTACCCGTACAACAGCGGGCACCTGCTCGTCTGCCCGTACCGCCATGTCGCGACCTACGACGAGGCGACGCCCGAAGAGATCGCCGAGATCGGCGAGCTCACGCAGATCGCGATGCGGGTCGTGAAGCAGGTCTCGAAGTGCGACGGGTTCAACATCGGCATGAACCAGGGGCGCATCGCGGGGGCTGGCATCGCCGAGCACCTGCACCAGCACATCGTGCCGCGCTGGGCGCTCGACTCGAACTTCTTCCCGATCATCGCCGGCACGAAGGCGCTGCCGCGCCTGCTCGGCGAGGTGCGTCAGGAGATCGCCGAGGCGTGGCCCGCATCAGCGTGA
- the thrS gene encoding threonine--tRNA ligase has product MRVNGELKDLATTVTEADVVEPVTIDSPDGLNILRHSAAHVLAQAVQTVNPEAKLGIGPPVTDGFYYDFDVAEPFTPEDLKALDKEMSRIIRAGQRFMRRVVTDDEARAELANEPYKLELIGLKGSASTGGDNESVEVGAGELTIYDNVDPKTGETVWKDLCRGPHVPSTRMIGNGWSLMRVAAAYWRGSEKNPQLQRIYGTAWPTKDELRAYQHRLEEAARRDHRKLGTELDLFSFPEEIGSGLPVFHPKGGVVKREMEDYVRRRHIEEGFQYVSTPHITKGHVFELSGHLPYYKDTMFPPMELENSEYYLKAMNCPMQNLIYRSRGRSYRELPLRFFEFGTVYRYEKSGVVHGLTRVRGLTQDDSHSYVTPEQAPGEIQHLLDFVLGLLRDFGLDDFYLELSTRDANSDKFKGSDEQWEVATNVLRDVAERSGLQLVPDPGGAAFYGPKISVQARDAIGRTWQMSTIQYDFNQPEGFGLEYTAADGTHQQPVMIHSAKFGSIERFFGVLIEHYAGAFPVWLAPVQVVGIPVAEDFAPYLGAIIEQLKGAGVRAELDVSDDRMQKKIRTHTTQKVPIQLIAGDNDRSGETVSFRFRDGTQENGVAIAEAVERIKQVIEERRQVVTRDDLFA; this is encoded by the coding sequence ATGCGCGTCAACGGCGAGCTCAAGGACCTCGCCACGACGGTCACGGAAGCAGACGTGGTCGAACCCGTCACGATCGACTCGCCCGACGGCCTGAACATCCTGCGCCACTCGGCCGCGCACGTGCTCGCGCAGGCCGTGCAGACGGTCAACCCCGAGGCCAAGCTCGGCATCGGCCCGCCCGTCACCGACGGCTTCTACTACGACTTCGACGTCGCCGAGCCGTTCACGCCCGAAGACCTCAAGGCGCTCGACAAAGAGATGTCGCGCATCATCCGTGCCGGCCAGCGCTTCATGCGCCGGGTCGTCACCGACGACGAGGCGCGCGCCGAGCTCGCGAACGAGCCGTACAAGCTCGAACTGATCGGTCTCAAGGGCTCTGCGTCGACCGGCGGCGACAACGAGAGCGTCGAGGTCGGAGCCGGAGAGCTCACGATCTACGACAACGTCGACCCGAAGACCGGCGAGACCGTCTGGAAAGACCTCTGCCGCGGCCCGCACGTGCCGAGCACCCGCATGATCGGCAACGGCTGGTCGCTCATGCGCGTCGCCGCCGCCTACTGGCGCGGCTCCGAGAAGAACCCCCAGCTCCAGCGCATCTACGGCACCGCGTGGCCGACGAAAGACGAGCTGCGCGCGTACCAGCACCGCCTCGAGGAGGCCGCTCGCCGCGACCACCGCAAGCTCGGCACCGAGCTCGACCTGTTCTCGTTCCCTGAGGAGATCGGATCGGGCCTGCCGGTCTTCCACCCCAAGGGCGGTGTCGTCAAGCGCGAGATGGAGGACTACGTCCGCCGTCGTCACATCGAAGAGGGTTTCCAGTACGTCTCGACCCCGCACATCACGAAGGGTCACGTCTTCGAGTTGAGCGGGCACCTGCCGTACTACAAGGACACGATGTTCCCGCCGATGGAGCTCGAGAACTCCGAGTACTACCTCAAGGCGATGAACTGCCCGATGCAGAACCTCATCTACCGCTCGCGCGGGCGGTCGTACCGCGAGCTGCCGCTGCGGTTCTTCGAGTTCGGCACCGTGTACCGCTACGAGAAGTCGGGCGTCGTGCACGGGCTCACCCGCGTGCGCGGCCTCACCCAAGACGACTCGCACAGCTACGTGACCCCCGAGCAGGCGCCGGGCGAGATCCAGCACCTGCTCGACTTCGTGCTGGGCCTCCTCCGCGACTTCGGCCTCGACGACTTCTACCTCGAGCTGTCGACTCGCGACGCGAACTCCGACAAGTTCAAGGGCAGCGACGAGCAGTGGGAGGTCGCCACCAACGTGCTGCGCGACGTGGCCGAACGATCCGGTCTGCAGCTCGTGCCCGACCCGGGCGGCGCCGCGTTCTACGGCCCGAAGATCTCCGTGCAGGCGCGTGACGCGATCGGCCGCACCTGGCAGATGTCGACGATCCAGTACGACTTCAACCAGCCAGAGGGCTTCGGCCTCGAGTACACCGCGGCCGACGGCACGCACCAGCAGCCCGTGATGATCCACTCCGCGAAGTTCGGCTCGATCGAGCGGTTCTTCGGCGTGCTGATCGAGCACTACGCGGGCGCATTCCCGGTGTGGCTCGCCCCCGTGCAGGTCGTGGGTATCCCCGTGGCTGAGGACTTCGCGCCCTATCTCGGCGCGATCATCGAGCAGCTGAAGGGCGCCGGCGTGCGCGCCGAGCTCGACGTCAGCGACGACCGCATGCAGAAGAAGATCCGCACGCACACCACCCAGAAGGTGCCGATTCAGCTCATCGCCGGCGACAACGATCGCTCGGGTGAGACGGTGAGCTTCCGCTTCCGCGACGGCACTCAAGAGAACGGCGTTGCGATCGCCGAGGCGGTCGAGCGCATCAAGCAGGTCATCGAGGAGCGTCGCCAGGTCGTCACTCGCGACGACCTGTTCGCATGA